From a single Armatimonadota bacterium genomic region:
- a CDS encoding amidase: MPSPKDVSRKQFLVGLLSAAAATGMAGKVPPELLAWEGILPMADPQGGSQIPLPDLTLEDLKGAQKVGDFTFTDEQLQGILNAVRSLARGVRAAHGLPITYEVEPPVKFIPVGMAPNRGKAVFRPTPVRNPKRPSRAEDLAFLSVRELGALLRARHVTSLELTQLYLQRLKTYGDKLLCVVTLLEDKALAAAKQADRESSQGKWRGPLHGIPCGVKDLFATKGDPTTWGSEPHRKQVFSYDAALVERLQAAGAVIVAKLSMGALAQGDVWFAGRTKNPWNPAQGSSGSSAGSACATAAGLVAFTIGTETLGSIVSPSHQCRVTGLRPTYGRVSRRGAMAVSWTMDKIGPICRTAEDCALVFAAIHGADPADGSSVDKPFSWNPTLDMKRLKVGFVIGPNDDPNDASLIEKSDHLKLLSSLGVRLRPVRFDPVPDGVNVILGVEAAAAFDDFARSPDIELLKNSAWPSTYKSNRFVSGVDYLRAMRGRTLHMKRFEEQLEDLDLFVASGTGGTTLFTTNLTGHPQVLVPYGLDDQGRQRSISLVGRLHDEGTILAVANRIQHAKGFHLLRPDLSKL, from the coding sequence ATGCCCTCCCCAAAGGACGTCTCTCGCAAGCAGTTTCTGGTTGGATTGCTTTCGGCTGCTGCAGCGACTGGAATGGCCGGCAAAGTGCCGCCTGAGCTTCTGGCATGGGAGGGAATCCTGCCTATGGCTGACCCACAAGGCGGCAGCCAAATCCCGCTGCCCGACCTCACGCTCGAAGACCTCAAGGGCGCTCAGAAGGTCGGCGATTTCACCTTTACCGATGAGCAGTTGCAGGGCATCCTGAACGCCGTACGATCTCTTGCCCGCGGTGTGCGCGCAGCGCACGGCCTACCTATCACCTACGAGGTTGAGCCGCCCGTGAAGTTCATCCCGGTCGGCATGGCTCCGAACCGGGGCAAAGCCGTTTTTCGACCCACGCCCGTTCGAAACCCCAAGAGGCCGTCGCGAGCGGAGGACCTGGCCTTCCTCTCGGTCCGGGAGCTCGGAGCCTTGCTTCGCGCAAGGCATGTGACCTCCCTGGAGCTCACCCAGCTCTACCTGCAGAGGCTCAAGACCTATGGCGACAAGCTCTTGTGCGTGGTGACGTTGCTCGAGGACAAGGCCCTCGCCGCAGCTAAACAGGCCGATCGGGAATCGTCCCAGGGCAAATGGCGCGGACCTCTCCACGGCATTCCGTGCGGAGTCAAGGACCTCTTCGCGACCAAGGGCGACCCGACGACCTGGGGCTCGGAGCCTCATCGAAAGCAGGTGTTCAGCTATGACGCCGCGCTGGTTGAGCGTTTGCAGGCTGCCGGCGCTGTGATCGTCGCCAAGCTGAGCATGGGCGCATTGGCCCAAGGCGACGTCTGGTTCGCCGGCAGGACGAAGAACCCGTGGAACCCTGCCCAAGGATCCAGTGGCTCTTCTGCGGGCTCAGCATGCGCGACCGCCGCGGGCCTCGTGGCCTTCACAATCGGGACCGAGACCCTCGGCTCGATCGTCTCCCCCAGCCACCAGTGTCGCGTCACGGGCCTGAGGCCCACGTACGGCAGGGTGAGCCGTCGTGGCGCAATGGCCGTGTCGTGGACCATGGACAAGATAGGGCCGATCTGCCGGACCGCGGAGGATTGCGCGCTTGTGTTCGCGGCCATTCACGGCGCGGATCCGGCAGATGGAAGTTCGGTTGACAAGCCGTTCTCCTGGAACCCTACTCTCGACATGAAGCGCCTGAAAGTCGGATTTGTGATCGGTCCAAACGATGACCCCAATGACGCGTCGTTGATCGAGAAAAGCGATCACCTCAAACTCCTATCCAGCCTCGGTGTCCGGCTCCGGCCCGTACGCTTCGACCCCGTCCCTGACGGAGTTAATGTGATCCTTGGAGTCGAGGCCGCGGCCGCCTTCGACGACTTTGCTCGGAGCCCCGATATCGAACTTCTGAAGAACAGCGCCTGGCCCAGCACCTACAAAAGCAACCGGTTCGTGTCCGGGGTCGACTACCTGCGAGCCATGCGGGGCCGTACGCTGCACATGAAGCGCTTTGAAGAGCAACTGGAAGACTTGGACCTCTTCGTTGCTTCGGGGACGGGCGGAACGACGCTGTTCACGACGAACCTCACCGGTCATCCGCAGGTCTTGGTGCCATACGGCTTGGATGACCAGGGCAGACAGAGGAGCATCTCACTGGTCGGCCGCCTGCACGACGAGGGAACGATTCTCGCGGTGGCCAATCGAATCCAACATGCGAAGGGGTTTCACCTCCTTCGTCCGGACCTGAGCAAACTGTAG
- a CDS encoding phosphatase PAP2 family protein — protein sequence MTPLASLDGALFHWINHWPEALAPWFRFLSEGNKEPVVRALLACVVVLFIVKGGRWRAAAILAVLAWLISNETCDLLKEGLRMPRPCADPVEPDLILRVKRLTSFGTASAHSASMAAVASVFTALLGRWGWPWIALAFGVGLSRAYVGVHYPSQILLGWAVGAAFGLLAVWVYRRWIAPPLALQSETEGGAGVGDTGATVHQPMT from the coding sequence GTGACCCCCTTGGCGAGCCTTGACGGCGCGCTGTTTCACTGGATCAACCATTGGCCCGAGGCGCTGGCGCCGTGGTTTCGGTTTCTCAGCGAGGGCAACAAGGAGCCGGTGGTCCGAGCTCTGCTGGCCTGCGTCGTCGTGCTCTTCATCGTCAAGGGGGGGCGGTGGCGGGCGGCGGCGATTCTTGCCGTGCTGGCTTGGCTGATCTCCAATGAGACCTGCGACCTGCTGAAAGAGGGCCTTCGCATGCCGAGGCCGTGTGCCGATCCCGTTGAGCCAGACCTCATCCTTCGCGTTAAGCGGCTCACCAGCTTTGGCACCGCTTCTGCCCATTCAGCCAGCATGGCAGCCGTGGCATCGGTCTTTACGGCTCTGCTTGGCCGGTGGGGCTGGCCCTGGATCGCGCTAGCGTTTGGGGTGGGCCTGAGCCGGGCTTATGTGGGCGTCCACTATCCGAGCCAGATACTCCTGGGTTGGGCTGTGGGGGCGGCGTTTGGATTGTTGGCGGTTTGGGTCTATCGAAGGTGGATAGCCCCTCCCTTGGCTTTGCAGAGCGAAACTGAGGGAGGGGCTGGGGTGGGAGACACTGGAGCAACCGTCCACCAGCCGATGACCTAA
- the murB gene encoding UDP-N-acetylmuramate dehydrogenase, whose translation MKTADVFPFPTLASEPLKPFTTLRAGGPAERLTVCRTINDCAAVALHCQKSGINAVWLGMGSNVLPSDTGVPGLVAIQAARHIEVKADGTVLASAGAALQEVFLKTAQRGLKGLQFAVGIPGTVGGALVSNAGAYRSNISDHLKAIEIVFEGERRWVEPSFLQFAYRDSILRRPNAPSIVLLAARFELSKGNPKAIYDEARDYQRQRISKQPPQASAGSFFKNVNDNELAGRLEGLPEQLRRAGVVPSGYLIEAVGLKGYRLGGAVLGPKHANFIVNVGDASATEIRHLAEHAKAKVLERFGVLLEEEVLYLGDWSQFGASQ comes from the coding sequence ATGAAAACGGCGGATGTCTTCCCTTTCCCGACCCTCGCGAGCGAGCCGCTCAAGCCCTTTACGACGCTGCGAGCGGGAGGTCCCGCGGAGCGCCTGACGGTCTGCCGGACGATTAACGATTGCGCCGCGGTGGCCCTGCATTGCCAGAAGTCCGGGATAAACGCCGTTTGGCTCGGCATGGGGAGCAACGTTCTTCCGAGCGACACAGGCGTGCCGGGGCTTGTGGCGATTCAGGCTGCAAGGCACATCGAGGTCAAGGCCGATGGAACCGTGCTGGCTTCTGCGGGAGCGGCGCTGCAAGAGGTCTTCCTCAAGACGGCTCAACGTGGCCTGAAAGGCTTGCAGTTCGCCGTGGGCATACCGGGGACCGTCGGCGGGGCGCTCGTAAGCAACGCGGGCGCCTACCGCAGCAACATCAGCGACCATCTGAAGGCGATCGAGATCGTGTTTGAGGGGGAGCGCCGGTGGGTGGAGCCGTCGTTCCTGCAATTTGCCTATCGAGACTCCATCTTGAGACGCCCCAACGCGCCGTCCATCGTGCTTCTCGCCGCAAGGTTCGAGCTGTCCAAGGGCAACCCCAAAGCGATCTATGATGAGGCTCGTGACTACCAGCGCCAGCGAATCTCCAAGCAGCCGCCTCAGGCCAGCGCCGGGAGCTTCTTCAAGAATGTCAACGACAACGAACTTGCCGGCAGGCTCGAAGGGCTGCCCGAACAGCTCCGCAGGGCCGGCGTCGTGCCCAGCGGCTACCTGATCGAGGCCGTGGGGCTGAAGGGATACCGGCTCGGCGGGGCCGTCCTCGGCCCAAAGCACGCGAACTTCATCGTCAACGTCGGCGACGCATCGGCCACCGAGATCCGCCACTTGGCGGAACACGCCAAAGCCAAGGTCCTCGAACGGTTTGGGGTCTTGCTTGAGGAAGAGGTGCTGTATCTGGGCGACTGGTCGCAATTCGGGGCGTCTCAGTGA
- the tsaB gene encoding tRNA (adenosine(37)-N6)-threonylcarbamoyltransferase complex dimerization subunit type 1 TsaB, whose product MTAVFSTSSPLASVALFSDTGALLATHSELAGRNAGAVILSGLMELLEGLDKSAPDIELFVADVGPGSFTGVRVGVILAKTLAYAQGKTCGGVSSFDLISPCKTVAIGAKKGSYFVRHPGQPALSHQDEWPKGAFGYAADRNEANYPLAEHAGPLLGQVMPLTPFELLPEYIAEPNISLPKRPYGQGVAHP is encoded by the coding sequence TTGACCGCGGTGTTCAGCACGTCCAGCCCGCTGGCCAGTGTGGCCCTTTTCTCTGATACAGGCGCACTCTTGGCGACTCATTCTGAGCTTGCTGGGCGCAACGCGGGGGCCGTGATCCTGAGCGGCCTGATGGAATTGCTCGAAGGCTTGGACAAGTCGGCACCAGACATCGAGCTGTTCGTGGCTGACGTTGGACCGGGCAGCTTTACCGGCGTTCGCGTGGGCGTCATCCTCGCCAAGACGCTCGCCTACGCCCAAGGCAAGACTTGCGGCGGCGTTTCCAGCTTCGATCTGATCTCACCCTGCAAGACCGTAGCCATAGGCGCCAAAAAGGGCTCGTACTTCGTGCGCCATCCCGGACAGCCGGCACTTTCGCATCAAGACGAATGGCCCAAAGGCGCCTTTGGTTATGCCGCCGACCGGAACGAGGCCAACTATCCCCTCGCAGAACACGCAGGGCCATTGCTGGGCCAGGTAATGCCGCTCACCCCGTTTGAGCTGCTCCCGGAATACATCGCCGAGCCGAACATCTCGCTGCCCAAGCGCCCCTACGGCCAGGGCGTGGCCCACCCATGA
- a CDS encoding GAF domain-containing protein, with translation MTCSKALADLVQAIAADRDPSSALESLAKSTLELTQSRNVMLAVLNDELALMELLYGAGPEWQPISELGVKVDINERDGIVATVAATGEPYLSGDVQKDQRYRKLFDSTESEIAFPIRDRHGRIVAVLNAESDKREAYTDLHFETCRVMAGLAAMILDRAEQEQMEEALMLVGNALDSALSESELVSRVMKVAKEVLRFQACSIFIWDSATSSYVLRASVGSLEGMVGEISYLPGEGCTGWACETGQPVLLNHPSENPRWRGKYVEFASDQIASFLAVPVVGRSRTLGVIRVLRKKSQNEYLDNRFTETDLAVLHAISEQVATGLESIRAMNRLVHSERMVAWGELSAKSSHMIGNRVFALRGDVNELGHLLNQNSPNPEELKEVQTSLVTNVDRLTEILQDFRDFVSATQLTKTASDLNRLVAETANEVFPKRGPIRLKMNLDEGLPMAEADPVRLRRAVSELIENALNWIDEGELRIETGQATEGELVAGKLPRHRPFLKIAVEDDGPGVAQDQKEAIFEPFRSGRVKGMGLGLSIVKGIAQAHGGTAIECGEEGVGARFVILLPSQIRHNTER, from the coding sequence ATGACGTGCTCCAAGGCCCTCGCCGACCTTGTGCAGGCCATAGCGGCCGACCGCGACCCGTCGTCCGCGCTCGAATCGCTTGCCAAGAGCACCTTGGAGCTCACGCAGAGCCGCAACGTCATGCTCGCCGTCCTAAACGACGAGCTGGCTCTCATGGAGCTGCTTTATGGAGCTGGCCCCGAGTGGCAGCCGATCTCGGAGCTCGGCGTCAAGGTGGACATCAACGAGCGAGACGGGATTGTGGCCACCGTCGCCGCGACGGGCGAGCCGTACCTCTCCGGAGACGTCCAGAAAGACCAGCGCTATCGCAAGCTGTTCGACTCCACCGAGAGCGAGATCGCCTTCCCCATCCGGGACCGCCACGGGCGAATCGTGGCCGTTCTGAACGCCGAATCGGACAAGAGAGAGGCCTATACCGACCTGCACTTTGAGACCTGCCGAGTCATGGCGGGGCTCGCGGCGATGATTCTGGACCGCGCCGAGCAAGAGCAGATGGAAGAGGCCCTGATGCTGGTGGGCAACGCTCTGGACTCGGCGCTCTCCGAATCGGAATTGGTCTCCCGCGTCATGAAGGTGGCGAAAGAAGTGCTGCGCTTCCAGGCCTGCAGCATCTTTATCTGGGATTCGGCGACCTCGTCCTACGTTCTCAGGGCCTCAGTGGGCAGCCTTGAAGGCATGGTGGGAGAGATCAGCTACCTCCCCGGCGAGGGCTGCACGGGATGGGCTTGCGAGACCGGCCAGCCCGTCCTGCTGAACCACCCGAGCGAGAACCCGCGGTGGCGCGGCAAGTACGTCGAGTTCGCCAGCGACCAGATCGCCAGCTTCCTCGCCGTGCCGGTGGTGGGCCGGTCCAGGACGCTCGGCGTGATCCGGGTGCTCCGCAAAAAGAGCCAAAACGAATATCTGGACAACCGCTTCACAGAGACCGATCTCGCCGTGCTCCACGCGATCTCGGAGCAAGTGGCGACCGGCCTCGAGTCGATCCGGGCTATGAACCGTTTGGTGCACTCCGAGCGCATGGTGGCCTGGGGCGAGCTGAGCGCCAAAAGCTCCCACATGATCGGCAACCGTGTGTTCGCACTTCGAGGCGACGTGAACGAGTTGGGGCATCTGTTGAACCAGAACAGCCCCAACCCTGAAGAGCTCAAAGAGGTTCAAACGAGCCTCGTGACCAACGTGGACCGGCTGACGGAGATTCTTCAGGACTTCAGGGACTTTGTCTCCGCGACCCAGCTCACGAAGACCGCCTCAGACCTGAACCGCCTCGTCGCGGAGACCGCCAACGAGGTGTTCCCCAAGCGCGGCCCAATCCGCCTCAAGATGAACCTCGATGAGGGTCTTCCCATGGCCGAGGCCGACCCGGTCCGCCTGAGGAGGGCCGTTTCCGAACTCATCGAGAACGCACTCAACTGGATCGACGAGGGCGAGCTGCGCATCGAGACGGGTCAAGCGACGGAGGGCGAACTCGTGGCGGGCAAGTTGCCGAGGCACAGGCCTTTTCTCAAAATCGCGGTCGAAGACGACGGACCAGGCGTTGCGCAGGACCAGAAGGAGGCCATCTTCGAGCCCTTCCGCAGCGGGCGCGTGAAAGGAATGGGTTTGGGGCTCTCCATCGTCAAAGGCATCGCCCAGGCGCACGGGGGCACCGCCATCGAATGCGGAGAAGAAGGAGTTGGCGCGCGGTTCGTGATCCTGCTGCCCTCGCAGATTCGTCACAATACCGAGAGATGA
- a CDS encoding DUF885 family protein, translating to MLAMAAYCVLGIPTMANQTPTPSPSEMIPVLARYQADVGSLTRFYNVPNSPTRSERFRKLYAGWQKTLDGMDFGKLSRDGKVDWVLFRRLLEKNVRDLDTQAKQFKEAEPLLPFAQDIIELSESRQRMEKLDPAKAAARLNAMRRALEGAQKEIETKHQKSPYKRTTANRAADLALSFKQTLAGWYRFYNGYLPEFDWWVDEPYKAFDTALQSYSNFLKEKIVGIKADDKTTIIGNPIGSDALKIEFESELIPYTAEELLEVANNEFAWCDAEMLKASQDMGFGEDWKKALEKVKQDYVEPGKQPELIRELALEAIEFVEKRDLLTVPDLAKETWRMDMMSAEAQLRNPFFLGGEVIQVSYPTDGMSHEAKMMSMRGNNRHFARATVQHELIPGHHMQGFMTDRYQPQREMFSTPFWIEGWALYWEMLLWDKGFPKTPENRVGMLFWRMHRCARIIFSLSFHLEKWTPDQCVKFLIDRVGFEPDNASAEVRRSFMGGYGPLYQCAYMLGGLQFRALHRQLVDSKKMTDRQFHDTILQSGAMPVAMLRAILTNADVKRDFNPGWRFYDEK from the coding sequence ATGCTTGCGATGGCTGCCTATTGCGTCCTCGGGATACCGACTATGGCCAACCAGACCCCCACCCCATCACCCAGCGAGATGATCCCCGTTCTTGCGCGTTACCAGGCCGACGTCGGGAGCCTCACCAGGTTCTACAACGTCCCGAACTCACCAACGCGGTCCGAGCGCTTCCGAAAGCTCTATGCCGGATGGCAGAAGACGCTCGATGGCATGGACTTCGGCAAGCTCAGCCGCGACGGCAAAGTGGATTGGGTGCTGTTCCGTCGCTTGCTCGAAAAAAACGTTCGGGACCTCGACACCCAAGCCAAGCAGTTCAAAGAAGCCGAGCCCCTGCTTCCCTTCGCCCAGGACATCATCGAACTCTCCGAGTCCCGCCAGCGCATGGAGAAGCTGGACCCTGCAAAAGCCGCCGCCCGGCTGAACGCCATGCGCAGGGCCCTGGAGGGCGCCCAAAAGGAGATCGAAACCAAGCACCAGAAATCCCCCTACAAGCGCACCACCGCCAATCGGGCCGCCGACCTGGCCCTTTCTTTCAAGCAGACCCTCGCGGGCTGGTACAGGTTTTACAACGGCTATCTGCCCGAGTTCGACTGGTGGGTGGATGAGCCCTACAAGGCGTTCGACACCGCGCTCCAGAGCTATTCCAACTTCCTCAAGGAGAAGATCGTCGGAATCAAGGCAGACGACAAGACCACGATCATCGGCAACCCGATCGGGTCCGACGCGCTCAAGATCGAATTCGAGTCGGAACTTATTCCCTACACCGCAGAAGAGCTGCTTGAGGTTGCTAACAATGAGTTCGCCTGGTGCGATGCGGAAATGCTGAAAGCCTCGCAGGACATGGGCTTTGGCGAGGACTGGAAGAAGGCCCTCGAAAAGGTCAAGCAAGACTACGTCGAGCCTGGGAAGCAGCCTGAGCTGATTCGCGAACTGGCGCTTGAGGCGATCGAATTCGTCGAGAAGCGGGACCTTCTCACGGTGCCCGACCTGGCCAAGGAGACCTGGCGCATGGATATGATGTCCGCCGAAGCTCAACTGCGAAACCCGTTCTTCCTGGGTGGCGAAGTCATCCAAGTCAGTTACCCGACGGACGGAATGTCGCACGAGGCCAAGATGATGAGCATGCGGGGCAACAACCGCCATTTCGCGCGGGCGACGGTTCAGCACGAGCTGATCCCCGGCCATCACATGCAAGGCTTCATGACCGACCGCTACCAGCCCCAGCGCGAGATGTTTTCCACGCCGTTCTGGATCGAGGGCTGGGCGCTGTATTGGGAGATGCTGCTTTGGGACAAGGGATTCCCGAAGACCCCGGAAAACCGCGTTGGGATGCTGTTTTGGCGCATGCACCGCTGCGCCAGAATCATCTTCTCGCTCAGCTTCCACCTGGAAAAGTGGACCCCCGACCAGTGCGTGAAGTTCCTGATAGATCGTGTGGGATTCGAGCCCGACAACGCGAGCGCAGAGGTCCGACGCTCGTTCATGGGAGGCTATGGGCCGCTGTACCAGTGTGCGTACATGCTAGGAGGGCTCCAGTTCCGGGCGCTGCATAGGCAGCTGGTGGATAGCAAGAAGATGACGGACCGGCAGTTCCACGACACAATCCTGCAGTCGGGCGCAATGCCTGTGGCGATGCTGCGCGCGATCCTCACCAACGCCGACGTCAAGCGGGACTTCAATCCAGGCTGGCGCTTCTACGACGAAAAGTGA
- a CDS encoding histidine--tRNA ligase has translation MRYQAPRGTEDVLPSQVENWLRLERVFRGVCRLYGYEEIRTPTFEDTDLFVRSSGDTSEVVSKQMYSFVDKGGRNVTLKPEGTAPAIRALIEHNLCQPGGTCRLSYITPVFRYERPQKGRLREPHQVGLELVGSASAEADAEVIETTVRFYEALGIEGIRVRLNSIGRNECRTAYREALLAFARPLLVDMPDEFREKAERNPLRLLDSKDPKLAEALKQAPSILDFLEPDSKVRLDTLQMLLNEAGIAFDLDPNIVRGLDYYTETVFEIHSDLLGAQSTLCGGGRYDNLIKELGGPDLPAVGVGIGIERALIVLENRPEPAYSPCVFVVALGEDARIAARGILRTLRGQGVTCTTDLEGRSLKSQLNQANKSGARWAVILGEDELKSGAAALRLMADGTQQSVAMGSLGSFDWGSNP, from the coding sequence ATGCGCTATCAGGCGCCGCGAGGCACCGAAGACGTTCTCCCAAGCCAGGTCGAAAACTGGCTCCGTCTGGAACGCGTCTTCCGGGGAGTCTGCCGACTCTACGGCTACGAGGAGATCCGGACACCGACGTTTGAAGACACCGACCTCTTCGTCCGCAGCTCGGGAGACACCAGCGAGGTCGTCTCGAAGCAGATGTACAGCTTCGTCGACAAGGGCGGACGCAACGTCACCCTGAAACCCGAGGGCACTGCGCCCGCGATCCGCGCGCTCATCGAGCACAACCTCTGCCAGCCCGGCGGAACCTGCCGTCTCAGCTACATCACCCCCGTCTTCCGCTACGAGAGGCCGCAAAAGGGCCGGCTCCGCGAACCGCACCAGGTGGGCCTCGAACTCGTGGGCAGCGCCAGCGCCGAGGCCGACGCAGAGGTGATCGAGACCACGGTCCGGTTCTATGAGGCGCTCGGAATCGAAGGGATTCGGGTCCGCCTGAACAGCATCGGGAGGAACGAGTGCCGTACCGCCTATCGCGAGGCCCTGCTCGCATTCGCTAGGCCCCTGCTCGTCGACATGCCCGACGAATTTCGCGAAAAGGCGGAGCGCAACCCTCTGAGGCTGCTGGACTCCAAGGACCCCAAGCTCGCCGAGGCCTTGAAGCAAGCCCCCAGCATCCTCGACTTCTTGGAGCCCGATTCCAAGGTCCGGCTCGACACGCTCCAGATGCTCCTGAATGAGGCGGGCATCGCCTTCGACCTGGACCCGAACATCGTTCGCGGGCTGGACTATTACACCGAGACGGTCTTTGAGATTCACTCGGACCTGTTGGGGGCGCAGTCCACTCTCTGCGGCGGCGGAAGGTACGACAATCTGATCAAGGAGTTGGGCGGACCCGATCTACCTGCCGTCGGCGTCGGCATCGGGATTGAGCGGGCGCTGATCGTCCTTGAGAACCGTCCCGAGCCTGCGTATTCGCCGTGTGTCTTTGTCGTTGCCCTGGGCGAAGACGCGAGGATCGCGGCTCGCGGCATTCTTCGCACGCTGAGGGGCCAAGGCGTAACCTGCACAACCGACCTGGAGGGCCGCAGCCTCAAGTCCCAGCTCAACCAGGCCAACAAGTCGGGCGCGCGCTGGGCCGTGATCCTGGGTGAGGACGAGCTCAAGAGTGGGGCCGCTGCCTTGCGCTTGATGGCGGATGGGACGCAGCAAAGCGTGGCCATGGGCTCTCTTGGGTCGTTCGATTGGGGAAGCAACCCATGA
- a CDS encoding amino acid permease: protein MAEATQPNEGQGGHLVRQIGFWSGVAVVVGSTIGSGIFKNPADIAAKLPGPLPMLMVWLVGGLVVLCGALTLAEVGGAFPYSGGHYVFIREAFGRMPAFLFGWAQLLLIRPSSIGAVAIVFGQYALRMFGVKPEDPNFTAWSAYLAAGAILIVGTANYRGVKFGTGIQNLTTVLKVGGIIVLVLLAFAIGLPKTGGHFSPLAPGGSFDISMFGLALVSALWAYDGWSDGAYVGGELVDPKKNLPRVIVMGTAIIIAVYLLANLAYLSVLSVADMSKSSIIAADTMSVLVGSFGVTFITATVMFSTFGTVNGSMLTSPRIFFAMAEDKLFFEPVARVHPRFQTPYVSVAICGGLGTFYVVVASLFTGSQAFSTLTDAFVIAIVPFYALAVGSVFVFRRRERKRQGSVTNGDAALPDSLADPPSPGHLETHPHPYNPPVHTPLYPVVPGVFIASTVFLLTNSMLDSSSRTATLLTLGLVLAGAPVYYGTIGRR, encoded by the coding sequence ATGGCGGAAGCAACTCAACCAAACGAAGGGCAGGGTGGACACCTCGTTCGCCAGATCGGGTTCTGGAGCGGCGTGGCCGTCGTCGTGGGGAGCACGATCGGTTCGGGCATCTTCAAGAACCCCGCCGACATCGCCGCCAAGCTGCCGGGCCCGCTGCCAATGCTCATGGTCTGGCTCGTAGGCGGCCTGGTCGTACTCTGTGGGGCGCTGACGCTCGCAGAGGTTGGAGGGGCTTTTCCCTACTCGGGGGGCCACTACGTGTTCATCCGTGAGGCGTTCGGCAGGATGCCGGCGTTCCTATTTGGCTGGGCGCAGCTTCTCCTCATCCGGCCCTCTTCGATCGGGGCCGTAGCCATCGTCTTTGGCCAATACGCCCTTCGCATGTTCGGCGTAAAGCCCGAAGACCCCAATTTCACGGCTTGGTCCGCCTATCTGGCGGCCGGCGCCATCCTGATTGTGGGCACCGCGAACTACCGGGGGGTCAAGTTCGGGACGGGCATCCAGAACCTGACCACTGTGCTCAAGGTAGGCGGCATCATCGTGCTGGTGCTGCTGGCGTTCGCGATCGGGCTGCCGAAGACGGGCGGCCATTTCTCGCCGCTTGCGCCCGGTGGGAGCTTCGACATCTCGATGTTTGGGCTGGCGCTGGTCTCCGCGCTGTGGGCTTACGACGGTTGGAGCGACGGTGCTTATGTCGGCGGCGAACTGGTGGACCCGAAGAAGAACCTCCCGCGGGTGATCGTGATGGGCACGGCGATCATCATTGCCGTGTATCTGCTGGCGAACCTGGCTTACCTCTCGGTGCTTTCGGTCGCCGACATGAGCAAGAGCTCGATCATCGCCGCCGACACGATGAGCGTGCTGGTGGGGAGCTTCGGCGTCACCTTCATCACCGCAACCGTCATGTTCTCGACCTTCGGCACGGTGAACGGCTCGATGCTCACCTCGCCGCGCATCTTCTTCGCCATGGCGGAGGACAAGCTGTTCTTTGAACCCGTGGCGCGGGTCCACCCCAGGTTCCAGACGCCCTATGTATCGGTCGCGATCTGCGGCGGTTTGGGCACCTTCTATGTCGTTGTGGCTTCCCTCTTCACGGGATCGCAGGCCTTCAGCACGCTCACCGATGCGTTCGTGATTGCGATTGTGCCCTTCTATGCGCTCGCGGTCGGGTCTGTTTTCGTGTTTCGGAGACGTGAGCGCAAGCGCCAAGGCTCGGTTACAAACGGAGATGCGGCCCTCCCCGATTCGCTAGCCGATCCGCCTTCGCCAGGACACTTGGAAACCCATCCGCACCCCTACAATCCGCCGGTCCACACGCCGCTGTACCCGGTGGTGCCAGGCGTCTTCATCGCGTCGACAGTGTTCCTTTTGACGAACTCGATGCTCGATTCGAGTTCGCGAACGGCGACGCTGCTGACGTTGGGCCTGGTGCTTGCCGGCGCGCCCGTGTACTACGGGACGATTGGGCGGCGGTAG
- a CDS encoding cell division protein SepF, which produces MEELELQDKPGFFSRIASVFSRAEDEDMDVEEAGGKSQTYTLRSSYRYHVTVRRELVSFDDAYAAANGLKRGEQQILNLTLTEPSLRQKIVDFMSGVSFAQDANWEEIGEHIYLVCPASAFVEVAAGVPKTSVFRSN; this is translated from the coding sequence ATGGAAGAGCTAGAGCTCCAGGACAAGCCTGGATTTTTCTCTCGAATCGCATCGGTGTTTTCGCGCGCCGAGGATGAGGATATGGACGTAGAAGAGGCGGGCGGCAAGTCCCAGACCTACACGCTTCGTTCATCCTATCGTTATCATGTGACCGTCAGGCGCGAGCTCGTGTCCTTTGATGACGCCTATGCCGCAGCGAACGGCCTAAAGCGCGGCGAGCAGCAGATTCTGAACCTGACGCTCACCGAGCCCTCCCTGCGCCAGAAGATCGTGGACTTTATGTCCGGCGTCTCGTTTGCCCAGGACGCAAACTGGGAAGAGATCGGCGAGCACATCTACCTCGTCTGCCCGGCCAGCGCCTTTGTCGAAGTGGCGGCGGGTGTTCCGAAGACCAGCGTATTTCGATCCAACTAG